The Nostoc sp. 'Lobaria pulmonaria (5183) cyanobiont' DNA window TCGCAGAAAGCTTTTAACAAATCAATACAGTTAGCGATCGCTCCTAAATGAGCAATTTCATAACCGTGGGTATTTTGGGTAGGAAATGCCAAACAAGCAGCACGCCCAACATGACCAAATTTCATCGCAATTGAAGCATCACTACCAAACTGACTCAGTATCGCTAGCTGCACTACTATATCAAGTTGCTTGGCAGATTGGCGCAGTTGTCCATTTAGCCCCTCATCATATATTCCATAAGCATCTTGAGATAAAAGTACAGGACTTTCGCCATCTTTAATCGGATATTCCTCAGATAATGGACAAATTTCTAAAGCAATCAAGGCATCCAAACGCTGATTTTGGGTGAAAAATAGCGCTCCAATTGCTCCCACTTCTTCTTTCGCCGACGCTACTAAATAAACATCGACTACTGGCTGTTTGATATTTTCAGCCAAAGCTAGCAAAATCGCCACAGAAGCTTTGTTATCCAAAGTGTAACCAGCAATATGATCCTTTAACCGAATTGGACGCTTGCGATGTTTGCCAATCACCATTCTAGTTCCAGGCCGAATACCAGCTGCTTCTAATTCAGGAGATGTCAGCTTCGTTTCGATCCAGGCATTTTCCCACTTAACAGTAATATCTTCCTGTTGGACTTTTTGGGGTGATTCGTGGGAAACGTGGCGGGAACCAAAGCTGAGAATACCGTTGATAGTTTCGTTATCTCCCAGTAAATCTACAACGCCTTCGCCGTAAACCCACGGGAAAGAACCGCCAAGTTTGCTGATTTTGACACGACCTTCATCACCAATACTCTTGACAATTGCACCAATTTCGTCTTTGTGTGCGGTGATGGCGATCGCTCGGTCTGGATTTTTCCCTGGAATCTTGGCAATAATATTATCAGCGCGATCGCACCACACTTCTACACCCAGCGCCGCAAATCGTTGCATCAAAAACTGGTTAATCTCAGCTTCTGCACCACTAGGAGAATGGTGCATGACTAATTCTTCAATAATTTCAAATAAGCGATCGTAATCCCACATCAATACAGTTAGTTTAATTTTCGACTGTTGTATGAGACAATTGTGCATCAACAACGCGACCTGCTGACACAAGTGCTAACCTTTTTTGTTGACGCTTCACCACTTCTACTGCACCAAAAGCACCAATTGCCAACAATGTCCCCCACGCGGTCGTTGGTTTAGGAACAGACTTAGGCTCAATCGCCGCCAGTGCAATGTCTGCTATCACCTTATGAGCGGCGGTGGTTGGGTGGACACCGTCCCAGATCAGAAACTTGTTGTTCCCTGGCTGACATATATCTGGTCTAGATAGACAAGACTCGGTTACATTCGTAAAACCCAATGCGCTTGCCTGATTAAATAAAGAATAAATATCAATAGAGGTGATGTTGAGATTTGGGTTTTGGTTCAAAGCGCTCACAGTGTTTGCTAAACCTAAGTTAAACTCGCTACTCGATTTGCTAAGGGCTGTAGGGTGACGACCATTCATTTGAGCTGCTGGTAGCTGTCCCAAATCTGGCAAGCCAAACACCAAAATATTTTTTGCGCCGACTCCTACGAGAGTATTCAACGCCAGGGATATATTACTGATTGGATTCTTGCTTGAGTTTGGGGAGATTTGTTTTACCTGTGGTATTCCTTAGTCTGTTTAAAAGTAATCAAAGGGCGATAATCCCACAACTCGTTTTTTCTTCAGTTACTTTAAAAATAAGTATATTTATTGAATTAATATGCGTTATTATACTTAACTATGCTTCAAAAGTTGATCGCACACAAGTAAAAACGCTGAAAATACTTAAATTTACATTTTCTTGAGAAAAACTAACTAGATTACAAAGAAATGGCAAAATTTATATGCCAAAGATTGGGAATTGCCCACTTTTATGCTCCCGATGAACTAAGCTCAATACAATCAGGTAGACCATCATAGACATTGCCTTAACTTCGCTTTAACTTTAAAGCCTCAGCAGCGGATACACCCTCACCCTGACTGCCGAAATACCACAAAGCTGTAGCAGCCTCAGCACGAGTTACAGGTTTTTTGGGTTGAAACAGAGTTGTATAACCAAATACCCGCCGAATATTCGATTGTTCGCTATTTTGGTAATCAGCCAACACTGCTCTTAAAGCCTTGGGGTCAATTCGCGCTGCGTCTTGAAAACCCCAGGTTTGTTTAACTGCATCTAAGTTAGCAGAGGGTAAAGCTTGGCGAGTATCTAAAGGTAATTTCCATAGCAGTAACTGTTCCCGCGTCAAGGCTGCATCAGGACGAAATAAAACTACTGTAGTATCTCCAGACAAAGGACTAGGAATTAACCCAGCTTCGGCTAATCCCTGAATTGCTGGAAAATCAGGGTCTTTTGCTGACACATCACTAAAAGCTGGTTGAGTACTTTCTGATGCCAAGCGAATCTGTTTTGCCGGATTGTTGGCATATACAGCATTGTTAGCAGCAATTAGCCAACGGGCGTATTCTCGATGTGTAACGATTTTACCGGGTTCAAACTGGTTAGTTGTGTTAGTAGAGTTGCTCTTAGTTGTGTTTGCTTCTATAGATAAAACACCTAATGCAGCCAAGTCTTGGATATGTTGCTGCAATTCTTGCGATACCTTATTCAGATCGTTAAATACCTGAGATTTATTTGTTATGGCTGTAGGGATTGTTTGGTTATTAGTTGTGCTTGGTGGCTGTGCTGCCGAGTTTGTGGCTGGTATTGGGCCAATGAACTGTGAATTTCCTGGTTGAGGAACGGCGTTAGCAGTTTCGTTAGTATTTGTATTTGGGGTAGGTTGTGGCGTTGCAGTACTATTCGGTACGTAATCAATCAGTAATTCAGTGGCTGTTTGGGGTTGATTAGGTGTGGCGTTAGTAACTGATTTGGGCTGAATGGAAACCTTCAACAGCAAATCGTTGCGACGTGCCTCAAAAGCCCCTCCGGCATCATCTGTCGGCTGTTGTAAAATCTGCCAGTTATTTGTTTGAAACTGGCTGCGATAAAAGCTAGCAATAAAATTACTGGGGTCAGAACTTAACCAACGAGTTGAGATTTTGTTTTCTGAGCCGCTAGCAGGTGTAACTTCCTGTAGTTTGGCATTGGAATATAAGGGGATATCTTTAGGAAAATCAGCTGGTAACTGAACTGCTGATTCATTTTGCTGTGCTTGCGGTTGATTACCTTGAGATTCTCCAAAGACAACTCCATCGCTTTGCAGTTTCGGATCTGCCGCCAAAGATTCTTCAAGGTTTTTGGCGACTGGACTATTAGCACAGGCTGTTAACGAAGTGAGTAGAACAGCCCAAATTAAAAATACAGCTGGACGTTTACAGGGAAGCACAGGAAATCACAAATTGAGTTTCAATTCCTACCCTAGCGCAGACTGTCAATTAAATGGGAATGGAATATGGGGCATGGAGAAGAGATAAGGAAAAGACTCGTTCAATAATTCTCCATTATCCCCTCGTCTCCCCTGCTCTCTTCTGACTCTATATATATATCACCAAAAAACACTACCGACTCACTACGTCTTCTTCGTAAATGTCTATAATTGGTGATAATATCTCCAAAAATGAGTAAACGGTAGCAAAAGCTACCGTATTGTCTTTGTTTTACAGCCATTAGGTTTTGATAATTCCTATGCTTATTTATAGAGTTCCCTAAAATTCTGGAAAACTAACATTTTTGGAAAAAAATATAAATAAACCTGAAATCCCTGCTAGATATGAGTTTTATGAGTTGGTAGTTCGTCGTAAGGACTTTAGGATTTAGATGAGGACTAGAGCCACCGACTACAAACCGATCGATACTAGATTGTGAACCAATTTTTCAGAGAGTTATCTAAACATCTAAGTTGTAGAGCAGATAACTGGTCAAAAAACAGTTTAGCTAGCAAAAGCTTGAATCTACTTCTAGATGCAGTAGTTGTAATGCGATCGCCAAACAACTGAAGTGATAGACTAGGAATAAAGCTCCCCTTAGCCTCACCCAAACAGGAGAATAGATC harbors:
- a CDS encoding M42 family metallopeptidase; this encodes MWDYDRLFEIIEELVMHHSPSGAEAEINQFLMQRFAALGVEVWCDRADNIIAKIPGKNPDRAIAITAHKDEIGAIVKSIGDEGRVKISKLGGSFPWVYGEGVVDLLGDNETINGILSFGSRHVSHESPQKVQQEDITVKWENAWIETKLTSPELEAAGIRPGTRMVIGKHRKRPIRLKDHIAGYTLDNKASVAILLALAENIKQPVVDVYLVASAKEEVGAIGALFFTQNQRLDALIALEICPLSEEYPIKDGESPVLLSQDAYGIYDEGLNGQLRQSAKQLDIVVQLAILSQFGSDASIAMKFGHVGRAACLAFPTQNTHGYEIAHLGAIANCIDLLKAFCETEFE
- a CDS encoding SGNH/GDSL hydrolase family protein is translated as MPQVKQISPNSSKNPISNISLALNTLVGVGAKNILVFGLPDLGQLPAAQMNGRHPTALSKSSSEFNLGLANTVSALNQNPNLNITSIDIYSLFNQASALGFTNVTESCLSRPDICQPGNNKFLIWDGVHPTTAAHKVIADIALAAIEPKSVPKPTTAWGTLLAIGAFGAVEVVKRQQKRLALVSAGRVVDAQLSHTTVEN
- a CDS encoding S-layer homology domain-containing protein, encoding MLPCKRPAVFLIWAVLLTSLTACANSPVAKNLEESLAADPKLQSDGVVFGESQGNQPQAQQNESAVQLPADFPKDIPLYSNAKLQEVTPASGSENKISTRWLSSDPSNFIASFYRSQFQTNNWQILQQPTDDAGGAFEARRNDLLLKVSIQPKSVTNATPNQPQTATELLIDYVPNSTATPQPTPNTNTNETANAVPQPGNSQFIGPIPATNSAAQPPSTTNNQTIPTAITNKSQVFNDLNKVSQELQQHIQDLAALGVLSIEANTTKSNSTNTTNQFEPGKIVTHREYARWLIAANNAVYANNPAKQIRLASESTQPAFSDVSAKDPDFPAIQGLAEAGLIPSPLSGDTTVVLFRPDAALTREQLLLWKLPLDTRQALPSANLDAVKQTWGFQDAARIDPKALRAVLADYQNSEQSNIRRVFGYTTLFQPKKPVTRAEAATALWYFGSQGEGVSAAEALKLKRS